Proteins from one Scylla paramamosain isolate STU-SP2022 chromosome 3, ASM3559412v1, whole genome shotgun sequence genomic window:
- the LOC135094680 gene encoding facilitated trehalose transporter Tret1-like — MNTEGKTMEKEGIPEKTEPPQERRRRLALQIVLVFTASVSYFVMGMSLSWPNLVESHLSVDNSTLFGNQLYLHPWQMDMLNSLLSIGSVFGLLLAGWIVRRLGRQKSLIAAVLPGVLGWAMLGFSYNAYMMLIGRFFDGITSGMVTLAVMTYATEIPDTAFRGTISTITCLMFLMGACVCTAIGIALTWYYVALGNMSVLLVYICIVPFLPESPTFLIVTGQEKRATKVLERLRGAYIDIGNEISLLKKMNDEMMSNTSWSFLLHRRVQKRILVLSMLFIVQAFSGTAVLRANAVRILHDSGVTVNKTMFATLLLLLPIGGFFVLWSLVDRAGRKVCLAISLTLMSVTYIFLGTKVYLQEPTVVSLVPLEPNSTASSPPYFTAQSSGEGAWWITVLGLIVCIFAMNIGIESLPWQLSSEYFPTVIRSQAMSVSVAIGCFIAATALQLYSYMNEAFTTAGLFWAYAAVSGLGVVFVVMCVPETANKIVG; from the exons ATGAACACTGAGGGGAAAACCATGGAGAAAGAAGGTATCCCGGAGAAGACTGAGCCGCCCCAAGAGAGGAGACGCCGCCTCGCCTTGCAG ATCGTGCTGGTGTTCACGGCGTCAGTTTCCTACTTCGTGATGGGCATGTCGCTGTCGTGGCCCAACCTGGTGGAGTCGCATCTCTCCGTGGACAACTCTACGCTGTTCGGCAACCAGCTTTACCTCCACCCGTGGCAGATGGACATGCTCA ACAGTCTGCTCAGCATCGGGAGCGTGTTCGGTCTGCTGCTCGCCGGCTGGATCGTTCGCAGACTGGGGCGCCAGAAGTCCCTCATCGCGGCGGTGCTGCCGGGCGTGTTGGGCTGGGCCATGCTGGGCTTTTCGTACAACGCTTACATGATGCTGATCGGCAG GTTTTTTGATGGGATAACCAGCGGCATGGTGACCCTGGCCGTGATGACCTACGCCACGGAGATCCCCGACACGGCCTTCCGAGGCACCATCAGCACAATAACCTGCTTGATGTTCCTCATGGGGGCGTGTGTCTGCACGGCCATAGGCATTGCTCTCACGTGGTACTACGTGGCGCTGGGCAACATGTCTGTGTTGTTGGTGTACATCTGCATCGTCCCTTTCCTGCCAGAAAGTCCCACATTCCTCATTGTCACAGGCCAGGAGAAGAGAGCCACTAAGGTTCTTGAGCGTCTTCGAGGAGCTTACATAGACATTGGCAATGAAATAAGCCTCCTGAAGAAGATGAATGATGAAATGATGTCGAACACGAGCTGGAGCTTTCTTCTACACAGGCGAGTGCAGAAACGCATCTTAGTGCTGTCCATGCTGTTCATAGTGCAAGCCTTCAGCGGCACGGCGGTCCTGCGAGCCAACGCCGTCAGAATCCTGCATGACTCTGGAGTGACTGTCAACAAAACCATGTTCGCTaccctcctactgctgctgcccaTCGGGGGATTCTTCGTGCTTTGGTCTCTGGTGGACCGCGCGGGGCGCAAGGTGTGCCTGGCGATATCCCTCACGCTCATGTCCGTCACCTACATTTTTCTCGGCACGAAAGTCTACCTCCAGGAGCCCACAGTTGTGTCACTGGTTCCCCTCGAGCCGAACAGCACTGCATCGTCACCGCCTTACTTCACAGCGCAAAG CAGTGGAGAAGGCGCCTGGTGGATAACTGTGCTCGGCCTCATCGTGTGCATCTTCGCCATGAACATCGGCATCGAGTCCCTCCCGTGGCAGCTCTCCTCCGAGTACTTCCCCACCGTCATCCGCTCACAG GCCATGAGCGTGAGCGTGGCCATCGGCTGCTTCATCGCCGCCACCGCCCTGCAGCTCTACAGTTACATGAACGAAGCTTTCACCACCGCGGGACTCTTCTGGGCGTACGCCGCTGTCTCGGGGTTGGGCGTGGTCTTCGTAGTGATGTGTGTGCCGGAAACCGCAAACAAAATAGTTGGCTAG
- the LOC135094666 gene encoding uncharacterized protein LOC135094666 isoform X2 translates to MADEQPAGGKTSLHSLSVKAGQGGGARSHVAPMRVREEGVERALRQDQGSSARLLSWSQHSFTNKGDNYVAEVTSVRVKYQVKAQIRDASYVVKMRRGRPDSHFDDMVFLKEGKFYTVLLPLLNAELTRAGQEPLRVPRCCHTDWEEHESQLFLEDLRLRHFKMYDRRKPLTVAHASLTVRELARLHAASVLLLAKSPKAFPFLSWEMCNYSQQTQKAFEALISGSLDTASELARAAGRMDMQEWFSSLAPRGADLLSALIHPAPPFDVIGHGDCWVNNLLFREDSRGQPMEVMLVDFQLCRRSSPALDLNYLLFSSLTANERSRCLTRLLDDYYSTFRAVLIAAGRVPSFTQEQFTQEFHNKSMFGLIFGALAVPALMCDARDAQEFSVASDDHTVDYVMKKRESALRMLSSNPLMQPRLLSLYEDVTRHAPDSSRAPRDLECSQGKPATAATYSLPESHASA, encoded by the exons ATGGCGGACGAGCAGCCAGCTGGGGGGAAGACGTCGCTTCACAGCCTCTCCGTGAAGGCGGGCCAGGGAGGTGGCGCCCGCTCGCATGTGGCCCCcatgagggtgagggaggagggcgtGGAGCGAGCCCTGAGGCAGGACCAGGGAAGCAGCGCCCGCCTGCTGTCGTGGTCGCAGCACAGCTTCACCAACAAGGGAGACAACTACGTGGCGGAAGTGACCAGCGTGCGAGTCAAGTACCAAGTCAAGGCGCAGATCCGCGACGCCTCCTATGTGGTCAAGATGAGGCGCGGCCGCCCCGACTCTCACTTTGATGACATGGTGTTCCTGAAGGAGGGTAAGTTTTACACGgtgttgctgccgctgctgaACGCTGAACTGACGAGGGCTGGCCAGGAGCCCCTGCGCGTGCCCCGCTGCTGTCACACAGACTGGGAGGAGCACGAGTCTCAGCTGTTTCTGGAGGACTTGCGGCTCCGGCACTTCAAGATGTATGACCGCAGAAAGCCGCTGACGGTGGCCCACGCCAGCCTGACGGTGCGGGAGCTGGCCAGACTGCACGCCGCCTCAGTGCTGCTGCTGGCCAAGTCACCCAAAGCCTTCCCTTTCTTGTCGTGGGAGATGTGCAACTATTCCCAACAGACACAGAAGGCCTTCGAGGCGCTCATCTCCGGCAGCCTGGACACTGCAAGCGAACTGGCGCGAGCGGCGGGTCGCATGGACATGCAGGAGTGGTTTAGCAGCCTGGCGCCCCGCGGAGCTGACCTGCTTTCTGCCCTCATTCATCCTGCGCCGCCTTTTGACGTCATCGGACACGGTGACTGCTGGGTCAACAACCTGCTGTTCAG GGAGGACAGCCGCGGCCAGCCCATGGAGGTGATGCTGGTGGACTTCCAGCTGTGCCGCAGGTCTTCTCCCGCCCTGGACCTCAACTACCTGCTCTTCAGCAGCTTGACTGCCAACGAGAGGTCCCGCTGCCTCACACGCCTCTTGGACGACTACTACTCAACTTTCCGGGCCGTGCTGATCGCCGCCGGCCGcgtcccttccttcactcaagAACAGTTCACTCAGGAGTTCCACAACAAGAGTATGTTTGGGCTTATCTTCGGTGCGCTGGCCGTACCTGCCCTCATGTGTGATGCCCGGGACGCCCAGGAGTTCTCAGTGGCTTCCGACGACCACACTGTTGACTACGTCATGAAGAAACGTGAGAGTGCCCTCAGAATGCTGTCCTCTAACCCACTGATGCAGCCTCGCCTTCTCAGCCTCTACGAGGACGTCACCAGACACGCTCCCGACTCGTCCAGGGCACCAAGAGATCTGGAATGTTCACAAGGAAAGCCTGCCACCGCGGCCACGTACAGCCTGCCGGAAAGCCATGCAAGTGCTTAA
- the LOC135094666 gene encoding uncharacterized protein LOC135094666 isoform X1 produces the protein MRITITCWLPSLEVLVPGRAWFCPCPATLRHLAGMMADEQPAGGKTSLHSLSVKAGQGGGARSHVAPMRVREEGVERALRQDQGSSARLLSWSQHSFTNKGDNYVAEVTSVRVKYQVKAQIRDASYVVKMRRGRPDSHFDDMVFLKEGKFYTVLLPLLNAELTRAGQEPLRVPRCCHTDWEEHESQLFLEDLRLRHFKMYDRRKPLTVAHASLTVRELARLHAASVLLLAKSPKAFPFLSWEMCNYSQQTQKAFEALISGSLDTASELARAAGRMDMQEWFSSLAPRGADLLSALIHPAPPFDVIGHGDCWVNNLLFREDSRGQPMEVMLVDFQLCRRSSPALDLNYLLFSSLTANERSRCLTRLLDDYYSTFRAVLIAAGRVPSFTQEQFTQEFHNKSMFGLIFGALAVPALMCDARDAQEFSVASDDHTVDYVMKKRESALRMLSSNPLMQPRLLSLYEDVTRHAPDSSRAPRDLECSQGKPATAATYSLPESHASA, from the exons ATGGCGGACGAGCAGCCAGCTGGGGGGAAGACGTCGCTTCACAGCCTCTCCGTGAAGGCGGGCCAGGGAGGTGGCGCCCGCTCGCATGTGGCCCCcatgagggtgagggaggagggcgtGGAGCGAGCCCTGAGGCAGGACCAGGGAAGCAGCGCCCGCCTGCTGTCGTGGTCGCAGCACAGCTTCACCAACAAGGGAGACAACTACGTGGCGGAAGTGACCAGCGTGCGAGTCAAGTACCAAGTCAAGGCGCAGATCCGCGACGCCTCCTATGTGGTCAAGATGAGGCGCGGCCGCCCCGACTCTCACTTTGATGACATGGTGTTCCTGAAGGAGGGTAAGTTTTACACGgtgttgctgccgctgctgaACGCTGAACTGACGAGGGCTGGCCAGGAGCCCCTGCGCGTGCCCCGCTGCTGTCACACAGACTGGGAGGAGCACGAGTCTCAGCTGTTTCTGGAGGACTTGCGGCTCCGGCACTTCAAGATGTATGACCGCAGAAAGCCGCTGACGGTGGCCCACGCCAGCCTGACGGTGCGGGAGCTGGCCAGACTGCACGCCGCCTCAGTGCTGCTGCTGGCCAAGTCACCCAAAGCCTTCCCTTTCTTGTCGTGGGAGATGTGCAACTATTCCCAACAGACACAGAAGGCCTTCGAGGCGCTCATCTCCGGCAGCCTGGACACTGCAAGCGAACTGGCGCGAGCGGCGGGTCGCATGGACATGCAGGAGTGGTTTAGCAGCCTGGCGCCCCGCGGAGCTGACCTGCTTTCTGCCCTCATTCATCCTGCGCCGCCTTTTGACGTCATCGGACACGGTGACTGCTGGGTCAACAACCTGCTGTTCAG GGAGGACAGCCGCGGCCAGCCCATGGAGGTGATGCTGGTGGACTTCCAGCTGTGCCGCAGGTCTTCTCCCGCCCTGGACCTCAACTACCTGCTCTTCAGCAGCTTGACTGCCAACGAGAGGTCCCGCTGCCTCACACGCCTCTTGGACGACTACTACTCAACTTTCCGGGCCGTGCTGATCGCCGCCGGCCGcgtcccttccttcactcaagAACAGTTCACTCAGGAGTTCCACAACAAGAGTATGTTTGGGCTTATCTTCGGTGCGCTGGCCGTACCTGCCCTCATGTGTGATGCCCGGGACGCCCAGGAGTTCTCAGTGGCTTCCGACGACCACACTGTTGACTACGTCATGAAGAAACGTGAGAGTGCCCTCAGAATGCTGTCCTCTAACCCACTGATGCAGCCTCGCCTTCTCAGCCTCTACGAGGACGTCACCAGACACGCTCCCGACTCGTCCAGGGCACCAAGAGATCTGGAATGTTCACAAGGAAAGCCTGCCACCGCGGCCACGTACAGCCTGCCGGAAAGCCATGCAAGTGCTTAA